A genome region from Carcharodon carcharias isolate sCarCar2 chromosome 17, sCarCar2.pri, whole genome shotgun sequence includes the following:
- the dusp2 gene encoding dual specificity protein phosphatase 2, translated as MVTTESLEMDSLRLVKLLVEEGGSSLLLDCRSFLNFNASHIGGAHNVYCNTIVKRRSKGTIALDCILPEESLRAALSCGRYRKVLVLDERSPSLAALARDNTARLVLNTLSAELDTGVTQLCFLKGGYETFHSLFPEMCVENLSSCPQGGSVPTLVARGTPLYDQGGPVEILPFLYLGSAYHSSQKETLQSLGITTLLNVSSNCPNYFEGAFQYKVIPVEDSHMADISAWFREAIDFIDSVKNSGGRVLVHCQAGISRSATICMAYLICSQRVRLEEAFDFVKQRRGVISPNFSFMGQLLQFETEVLCH; from the exons ATGGTGACCACAGAATCGCTGGAGATGGACAGTCTCCGCTTGGTCAAGTtgctggtggaggaggggggcagcTCTCTGCTGCTGGACTGTCGCTCCTTCCTGAACTTCAACGCCTCCCACATCGGGGGCGCCCACAATGTCTACTGCAACACCATCGTCAAGCGCAGGTCGAAGGGAACCATCGCCTTGGACTGCATCCTGCCCGAGGAGAGCCTCCGGGCCGCCCTGAGCTGCGGCCGCTACCGCAAGGTGCTGGTCCTGGATGAGCGGAGCCCCAGCCTGGCCGCCCTCGCCCGGGACAACACGGCCCGGCTCGTTCTCAACACCCTCAGCGCTGAGCTGGACACCGGCGTAACCCAGCTCTGCTTCCTGAAAG gaGGCTATGAGACCTTCCACTCGCTGTTCCCAGAGATGTGTGTAGAGAACCTCAGCTCGTGCCCGCAGGGGGGCTCTGTGCCCACCTTGGTCGCCAGGGGCACACCGCTGTATGATCAG GGTGGGCCTGTGGAGATCCTGCCATTCCTCTATCTGGGCAGCGCTTATCACTCCTCCCAGAAAGAGACCCTGCAGTCACTGGGAATCACCACGCTCCTCAATGTCTCCTCCAATTGCCCCAACTACTTTGAGGGAGCCTTCCAGTACAAGGTCATCCCAGTGGAGGACAGCCACATGGCCGACATCAGTGCCTGGTTTCGGGAAGCCATTGATTTCATTG ATTCAGTGAAGAACAGCGGTGGACGGGTCTTGGTGCACTGCCAGGCTGGCATCTCCAGGTCTGCCACCATCTGCATGGCCTACCTGATCTGCAGCCAGCGCGTCCGCCTGGAGGAAGCCTTCGACTTTGTCAAGCAGCGCCGAGGCGTCATCTCGCCCAACTTTAGCTTCATGGGACAGCTGCTGCAGTTTGAGACCGAGGTCCTGTGCCACTAA